A segment of the bacterium genome:
TTAATAAAATAAGCGCAACTACTCTTTCCAGTTGGTGAGATTTTGTTCAGCTCTTCTTCAGTTTTTTTACCTTCTTCTTGGTTAATATCTGCAATAACAACCTCTGCTCCAGCCAAAACAAGGTTGGTGGATATCACCTTACCAATGCCTAATGCCCCTCCTGTAACTATGCCTTTTTTTCCGTTCAAATCAACTTTAGCCATAAGATTTTCTCCGTTAAATTTTGCCAAACAACATTAAAGCCCCCAGAAGGACAAAGAGTGCGCCTCCAAAATATTTTATTATTTCTACTTTAAGACATTTCCCAAGGTGCGCTCCTATAAGAACAGTTAAACCAGTAACAATGATATAAGCACCAACTGAACCTGCCCATACAAGGAGTGGTCTACCAGTTTTACCAGAAAGACAAAGCCCTATCAACTGAGTTTTATCAGCAAGTTCAGCAAAGAAAATGGCTCCAAAAGCCATAACAAAAATCTTAAAATCCATATTCTCCTCCAAAGAGTGTTTTATTGACACTTAACATTACATTCTCACTACTGCCTTTATCACTCCAGATTTATATTCAGCAACAAGTTTAATGGCTTCTTCAACATCATTTAATTCATACATATGTGTCACCAATTTTGAAAAAACATTATTTTTTTTAATCAAATCGAGCGCTAATTTTGTTGTATGAGCAGACCTGCGAACATTTAAAATCTGTAATTCTTTACGTCTTACAACAGATGCCCTAAACTCCATTTTATCTTGTGCAGGAATTCCAAAAATAACCGATTTTCCGCCTATTTTAACTACTTGAGTAGCCTGGTTAAACGTTTCTTGCTCTCCAGCCGCTTCGTAACCTATATCTACTCCTCTCCCTGAGGTTTCTTTCATAACAACATCAACAATATTTTCTTTTGTAGCAAGAACAGTTACATCAGCCCCAAGTTTCTTTGCCATATCAAGCCTTGCCTGGTATAGGTCGCTTACAAAAATTCTTTTAGCACCTGCCAATTTAGCAGAAAAAAGGGCAGAAAGCCCAATTGGTCCAGCCCCAATAATTGCTACATCTTCTCCTACCGATAGACCGCTCAATTTAACCCCATACAACCCTATTGCAAGAGGTTCAGAAAGAACTCCACAATCATAATCTAATCCATCAGGTAGGGGGATTAAATGGGTATGCGGCATAACAACAAATTCCTTTAACGCTCCATCAACAGGGGGAGTTCCAAAAAATATAACATAAGGGCATAGGTTCGGCTTTCCAATAACACATTGTTCACATTTCCCGCAACTTATACCCGGCTCAATCGCTACCCTATCACCTTTTTTTAGGTTTCTAACACCTTCGCCAACTTCTACCACAAGACCGGCGGCTTCGTGCCCGAGTATAATTTTATCTTCAATTATCTGGTCACCTATCTTTCCTTCAAGATAATAATGTATATCCGAACCACATATACCAACACTTTTGATACCAACTAAAACATCTGTCTTATTTTTAATCTCTGGTTTTAGAATATCCTCAATAATTATTTTACGTTCTTTTGTTAAAAAGACTGCTTTCATTTTATTTGTAACCCCTTCAATTTTCCTAATAATTTACCTTTTTTAGATGTTTTTGTCAAAACAATGATAAAAAGAGAGATTGTCGCAGTCGTAATAGCCACTTCAACCTACGCCAAGTTATACCTGCCAAGCTTGTATTGTAGCGTAGGTTGGCTTCGGCAGGTATGCCTTCGCAATGACAAGCAAAGGTAAAAACTAAAGA
Coding sequences within it:
- a CDS encoding TMEM165/GDT1 family protein; the encoded protein is MDFKIFVMAFGAIFFAELADKTQLIGLCLSGKTGRPLLVWAGSVGAYIIVTGLTVLIGAHLGKCLKVEIIKYFGGALFVLLGALMLFGKI
- a CDS encoding alcohol dehydrogenase catalytic domain-containing protein; this encodes MKAVFLTKERKIIIEDILKPEIKNKTDVLVGIKSVGICGSDIHYYLEGKIGDQIIEDKIILGHEAAGLVVEVGEGVRNLKKGDRVAIEPGISCGKCEQCVIGKPNLCPYVIFFGTPPVDGALKEFVVMPHTHLIPLPDGLDYDCGVLSEPLAIGLYGVKLSGLSVGEDVAIIGAGPIGLSALFSAKLAGAKRIFVSDLYQARLDMAKKLGADVTVLATKENIVDVVMKETSGRGVDIGYEAAGEQETFNQATQVVKIGGKSVIFGIPAQDKMEFRASVVRRKELQILNVRRSAHTTKLALDLIKKNNVFSKLVTHMYELNDVEEAIKLVAEYKSGVIKAVVRM